In the Deltaproteobacteria bacterium genome, GCCGGGCAACAGGCCGATCGTTAGCTTGGCCGGATCTAAACCGAGGCGGCGCAAAACCGTGCCGCGATCCTGGCGCGCTCGGACAGTTTCTAACAACGGATGGCCGACGAAGCTCACCTTAACTTGATGGCGCGCGTAAAAATCGACCTCGAAGGGAAACACCACGGCCATGTGATCGACCCATTTCGCGATCTGCTTGACCCGACCTTGGCGCCAGGCCCAGATTTGCGGACTGATGTAGTAAAGCACGGGAATGCGCAACGACTTTGCCAAGCGCGCTAGGCGGAGATTGAATTCGGGAAAGTCGATCAAGACTAATAAGTTCGGCCGCCGTTTTTTCAACGCCTGCTTGAGCAAACGATAGGCGCGCAAAATATTGCCAAGATTACCGGCGAGTTCGACGAGTCCCATGCCGGTGAGCCGGGCGACGCTGAACAGCGCTTCGAACCGAGTGGCTTGCAGCTGCTCACCGGCGACGCCGAACACTTTGATCGTGCCATCGCGGCGATGCAGCGCTTCGACCAAGCGCGCGCCATGGGCGTCGCCCGAAGCCTCGCCCACCACCAGCATGATTTCACGGGCCAAATTTACAACTCGTAGGGATCGAAAGCATTACAGTTGGCGGCTGATCATCGAAGCGATTTCGAGCGCGGTGAGCGCTTCGAAGCCGCCAACCAAAGGCACTGTGCGCGCGCCGACGCAATCGAGAAACGAATCGATCTCGTCGGCCAAGGCGTCGCCATCTTTGATTTCAATATTCTCGGCGCGAATATCGAGCCAACCGGCGCCGGGCGGCGGCTTGTGATAAATCTGCACCCGGCGTTGATCGTAATCGATGGAGATGTAGGCGTCGGACTGAAAGAAGCGCACTTTGCGTTCGCGCTTGAGCGACACTCGGCTGGCGGTGACGTTGGCGATGCAGCCGTTGGCGAAGTTGATGCGCGCATTGGCGATGTCGGGCTTGTCGGTGAGCACCGGCACGCCCACCGCCTCCACCCGCACCACCGGCGAACGGACCAAACTGGCGATGACATCGATGTCGTGGATCATTAAATCGAGAACGACGTTGACATCGGTGCCGCGCTCGATGAACGGCGCCAGGCGATGGCATTCGACAAACTTCGGATCTTTGACCACGCCTTCGAGCTGGCGAATCGCCGGATTGAACCGTTCGAGGTGGCCGACTTGCAGGATCAAGTTTTTCCGCTGCGCCGCGTCAACCAACTCGCGCGCCTCGTCGATGTCGGCGGTCAACGGTTTCTCGACCAGTAAGTCGATGCCGGCGTCGATGCAATCGCGCGCCACTTGATAATGAAAGCATGTCGGCACGGCGATGCTGACGCATTGGACGCGGCCGAACAGCGCGCGATAATCGCTTAAAGCTTCGACGCCCACCGCGGCGCCGATCTCGTGGGCTCGATCTTTGTCGCTGTCGACCACGGCGACCAGCTGCGCTTTGGCCGATGCGGCGTATTTTTCGGCGTGGAACTTGCCCAAGTAACCGACGCCGATGACGCCGACGCGAATCTTTTCAGCCATAGGTAAAATCGCTTAACTGCTAACGCCGACGATGGCGATGCCTAACTGATCCGCCTGGCGCAGCAGGCTTTCTTTTTCCAATAAAATAGTTTTGCCGGCTTCCAGGGCCATCGCCGTGGCGCCGGCGGCGTGCAAGCGCGCCACCGTATCGACACCCACCGCCGGCACGTCGAAGCGCAGATCCTGGCCCGGCTTACTGACCTTGACCACGACGCAACCTTTTTTTGCCAAAGCGCCGCCGCGCTCAATCGCAGCATCGGTACCTTCCACCGCTTCAACCGCCACCACCACGCGGTTCTTCACCACCACCGTCTGGCCGATGCCCAGCCTGCCGATCTCCTTGGCGCTGCTGAAGCCGATTTTAATATCGTCCCATTCCTTGGTGCTCGGTTCGCGTTGCGTCAACGTGCCCGCAGCGCATAAAATTTCCGGCAAACA is a window encoding:
- a CDS encoding LpxI family protein → MKKLGLIAGNGKFPLLFAAEAKRAGYTVIAAAHRGECDEAIATLVDEITWIYVGELGKIIRVFQRAGVTQAVMAGGIRKVKLLGNFRPDLRGARFLAKLRSRDDDKLLRGIADELAADGIEILPSTLCLPEILCAAGTLTQREPSTKEWDDIKIGFSSAKEIGRLGIGQTVVVKNRVVVAVEAVEGTDAAIERGGALAKKGCVVVKVSKPGQDLRFDVPAVGVDTVARLHAAGATAMALEAGKTILLEKESLLRQADQLGIAIVGVSS
- a CDS encoding lipid-A-disaccharide synthase — encoded protein: MAREIMLVVGEASGDAHGARLVEALHRRDGTIKVFGVAGEQLQATRFEALFSVARLTGMGLVELAGNLGNILRAYRLLKQALKKRRPNLLVLIDFPEFNLRLARLAKSLRIPVLYYISPQIWAWRQGRVKQIAKWVDHMAVVFPFEVDFYARHQVKVSFVGHPLLETVRARQDRGTVLRRLGLDPAKLTIGLLPGSRHGEVSKHLSIMRDAALLLRQQRGVQFFCVRANTIEASAIEALLQNSTLKIPIVDQERYEAINAADLIWTASGTATLEVALLGRPMIVVYRMSPLTYWLGRRLVQVEHVAMANLLAGERLVPELLQDEVNPARLVSETIKLLDDHKLRLDISEKLSKLRERLGTPGAADRVADIALSMMTA
- a CDS encoding Gfo/Idh/MocA family oxidoreductase; amino-acid sequence: MAEKIRVGVIGVGYLGKFHAEKYAASAKAQLVAVVDSDKDRAHEIGAAVGVEALSDYRALFGRVQCVSIAVPTCFHYQVARDCIDAGIDLLVEKPLTADIDEARELVDAAQRKNLILQVGHLERFNPAIRQLEGVVKDPKFVECHRLAPFIERGTDVNVVLDLMIHDIDVIASLVRSPVVRVEAVGVPVLTDKPDIANARINFANGCIANVTASRVSLKRERKVRFFQSDAYISIDYDQRRVQIYHKPPPGAGWLDIRAENIEIKDGDALADEIDSFLDCVGARTVPLVGGFEALTALEIASMISRQL